A stretch of the Teretinema zuelzerae genome encodes the following:
- a CDS encoding sensor domain-containing protein: MNPDTVYRSILDRMPQLVLAASVVSSPDGGIHDFRITYVNKAWETLTGSLTATVENKLFSETVYANSGIAWVDAAGRLFSGKTDVHSVQFSELLEKWLDFRFTLLDEQTLMVTIDDVTEARQAETRLKEQNLRLSALSAELAESKKNLKVKLERIENLNSNLEQMAFFDRLTGLPNRLRFTAVLTAQIEEARRKGERVALAILDVDNLKTLNDSLGHEAGDAVLAQMGARLKAYECDTILASRFGGDEFLIIFREFEHEAEMLHVINAIREDLEKNYSWEDAPLHSSVSTGAAIFPDDADTLENLLKYADIAMTDAKRRGKNTLSLFHSVMQENLMNRLKMESRMTDTLEKGLFQVFFQPQVDSITGDLKGFEALVRWFDTELGYISPDRFIPLAEESKIIIALGDWILDTVCRILASWRSELGFTGTVSVNISPVQLKCRDFTEKLKRTLDKYGIDPGAIEIEITEGILIDNFDQVIEILNVIKKMGMRISLDDFGTGYSSLSYLQFIPLDTLKIDKSFIANITRDGRIEYEITNAIVTLVNKLGLNTIAEGVETKEQMDVIRAINCRTVQGFYTGKPAPAIECERLIRSGGYSGVPR; encoded by the coding sequence ATGAACCCGGACACCGTATATCGATCAATACTTGACCGGATGCCCCAGCTCGTGCTGGCGGCATCCGTTGTTTCTTCGCCCGACGGCGGCATTCACGATTTTCGCATAACATACGTAAACAAAGCGTGGGAAACGCTGACCGGCTCTCTTACGGCCACTGTGGAAAACAAGCTGTTTTCCGAGACTGTGTACGCGAACTCGGGCATAGCCTGGGTCGACGCCGCAGGCCGTCTTTTTTCCGGCAAAACCGATGTGCATAGCGTACAGTTCAGCGAGCTTCTGGAAAAATGGCTCGATTTCCGTTTTACCCTCCTTGACGAACAGACTCTTATGGTTACGATCGACGACGTAACCGAAGCCAGACAGGCTGAAACCCGTTTAAAAGAGCAGAATCTCAGGCTATCCGCCCTGTCTGCCGAATTAGCCGAATCCAAGAAAAATCTGAAAGTTAAACTTGAACGCATCGAAAACCTCAATTCCAATCTTGAACAGATGGCGTTTTTCGACCGGCTCACCGGGCTCCCGAACAGACTCCGGTTCACCGCTGTTCTTACCGCGCAGATTGAAGAGGCGCGGCGAAAGGGCGAGCGCGTCGCGTTGGCGATTCTCGACGTTGACAATCTGAAAACCCTCAACGATTCTCTGGGCCACGAAGCAGGAGACGCCGTTCTTGCCCAGATGGGAGCGAGGCTGAAGGCCTACGAGTGCGATACAATACTCGCAAGCCGGTTCGGAGGCGACGAATTTCTTATAATTTTCCGGGAATTCGAGCACGAAGCGGAAATGCTTCATGTGATAAACGCAATTCGGGAAGACCTTGAAAAAAACTATTCATGGGAAGACGCTCCCCTCCATAGTTCGGTCTCCACCGGGGCGGCGATCTTTCCCGACGACGCCGACACCCTCGAAAACCTGCTGAAATACGCGGACATCGCCATGACGGACGCAAAACGACGGGGCAAAAACACGCTGTCTCTCTTCCATTCGGTCATGCAGGAAAATCTGATGAACCGGCTTAAAATGGAATCGAGAATGACGGACACCCTTGAAAAAGGCCTCTTTCAGGTTTTTTTCCAACCGCAGGTCGATTCCATAACCGGGGATCTTAAAGGATTCGAAGCGCTGGTGCGCTGGTTCGACACCGAACTCGGCTATATAAGCCCGGACAGGTTCATTCCGCTCGCCGAGGAAAGCAAGATCATCATTGCGTTGGGAGACTGGATACTGGATACGGTATGCAGAATACTCGCCTCGTGGAGGTCCGAGCTCGGGTTTACCGGAACGGTTTCCGTCAACATATCCCCCGTTCAGCTGAAATGCCGCGATTTCACGGAAAAGCTGAAAAGAACGCTCGACAAATACGGCATAGATCCGGGAGCCATAGAGATCGAAATCACCGAGGGGATATTGATAGATAATTTCGACCAGGTTATCGAGATTCTCAATGTCATCAAAAAGATGGGCATGAGAATTTCCCTGGACGACTTCGGTACCGGGTATTCATCCCTGAGCTATCTGCAGTTCATCCCGCTCGACACCCTGAAAATCGACAAGTCGTTCATCGCGAATATTACGAGAGACGGCCGAATCGAATACGAAATAACCAATGCGATCGTGACGCTGGTGAACAAGCTCGGTTTGAACACCATCGCGGAAGGCGTTGAAACAAAAGAACAGATGGACGTGATACGGGCGATCAACTGCCGTACCGTTCAGGGGTTTTATACGGGCAAGCCGGCCCCGGCGATCGAATGCGAAAGGCTCATCCGCTCAGGCGGCTACTCAGGCGTTCCCCGATAG
- a CDS encoding M15 family metallopeptidase, translated as MNRKALSLLLLCMLLFSPSSTLPAWSDPSERVFDDPWLVLRSLLVSYPDRISLVDYDSVQGDWFLEIDGTRLYWARGRLLLKKDLGTESQWRAYVDYLYPDKIPDPSRFTEETIGRLNAELLAEQRRNALDFNPAFYTLLYGGESRRKIEASITRFDWLTARVSVHRSLVPALKRIEQRLNDEAGSNPEVARFLSQISRIEGYNWREVRDSTRRSQHSWGIAIDILPVGWGQKNIYWNWISYWNEKWMLIPLDRRWMPPDAVVEIFEEEGFVWGGKWHLWDNMHFEYRPELIVLGKWGYRGTPE; from the coding sequence ATGAATCGAAAAGCCCTGTCGCTTCTTTTGCTCTGCATGCTTTTGTTCAGCCCGTCGTCGACCCTTCCCGCATGGTCCGACCCTTCCGAGCGCGTATTCGACGACCCCTGGCTCGTGCTGCGCTCCCTGCTCGTCTCGTATCCGGACCGGATATCCCTGGTGGATTACGATTCCGTCCAGGGCGACTGGTTTTTGGAGATAGACGGAACCCGTCTCTATTGGGCGCGGGGGAGGCTTCTTTTAAAGAAGGATCTGGGAACCGAATCGCAGTGGCGGGCCTACGTCGACTATCTGTATCCCGATAAAATCCCTGATCCGTCCCGATTCACCGAAGAAACCATCGGCAGACTGAACGCCGAACTGCTCGCGGAGCAGCGCAGAAACGCTCTCGATTTCAATCCCGCTTTTTACACACTTCTGTACGGCGGAGAATCCCGGCGAAAAATAGAAGCATCGATTACCCGTTTCGACTGGCTCACCGCCCGCGTCTCTGTTCACCGCTCGCTCGTGCCCGCTCTCAAGCGAATAGAACAGAGATTGAACGACGAAGCCGGTTCAAACCCGGAGGTTGCGCGTTTTCTTTCCCAGATTTCCCGCATAGAAGGCTACAACTGGCGCGAAGTCCGCGACAGCACGCGCAGGAGCCAGCATAGCTGGGGCATCGCCATCGATATTCTTCCCGTCGGCTGGGGCCAGAAAAACATCTATTGGAACTGGATCAGTTATTGGAACGAAAAATGGATGCTGATACCTCTGGACCGCCGGTGGATGCCTCCAGACGCGGTCGTGGAAATTTTCGAAGAAGAAGGCTTCGTGTGGGGAGGGAAGTGGCATTTGTGGGACAATATGCACTTCGAGTATCGACCGGAGCTGATTGTTCTGGGCAAATGGGGCTATCGGGGAACGCCTGAGTAG
- a CDS encoding NFACT RNA binding domain-containing protein: MSLNCAEIDLILEELRLEGSFLQAVVQPSFDTIAFHLYKGARGESTGADSPAVSVTLLVCLAPGVCRLHETRRAVPKSEKPLRFMEFCRSRLRGSRVVSVRQLDSNRIVEMILSRGDERFSMYIRLWSGAANIIVTDSAGVILDVFYRRPKRNEITGESWTPEPPQPKQQEDRVWVVRDLPGEGAFNHKIDRWYAEHAQTLSREALIEEARRRFDTRSVRIKTALVRLEKKREEFLHADRWRKQGDLLTANLWAIKQGMDTIEVADWETGGVVLIPLDPLLKPQDNAARYYEKYRKAVSGLANLEEDIASSRRTLEALASELASLESEPNPLIIQKALRKQNRPRQQIEKKYPGLCFTVDGWTILVGRTAAENDELLRRHVKGFDLWLHTRDWPGGYVFIKNRPGKTFPLEIMIDAGTLALFYSKGRKAGSADLYYTRVKYLRRAKGAPRGTVLPSNEKNLSVRLDEQRLKRLEGCREEE, from the coding sequence ATGTCCTTAAACTGCGCTGAAATAGACCTGATTCTCGAAGAATTGCGCCTCGAAGGATCCTTCCTTCAGGCGGTTGTCCAGCCGTCTTTCGACACGATCGCTTTCCATCTGTACAAGGGCGCCCGCGGAGAATCTACCGGCGCCGATAGCCCTGCGGTCTCCGTAACGCTTCTGGTGTGCCTCGCTCCGGGCGTCTGCCGCCTCCATGAAACCCGGCGGGCAGTGCCGAAGAGCGAAAAACCCCTGCGTTTCATGGAGTTCTGCCGTTCCCGCCTGCGCGGCTCCCGGGTTGTTTCGGTCCGGCAGCTCGATTCGAATCGAATCGTCGAGATGATCCTGTCCCGGGGCGACGAACGCTTTTCGATGTACATCAGGCTTTGGAGCGGAGCGGCCAACATTATCGTGACGGATTCCGCCGGCGTGATTCTCGACGTTTTCTATCGCCGTCCCAAGCGGAACGAAATTACCGGCGAAAGCTGGACTCCCGAGCCCCCTCAGCCTAAACAGCAGGAGGATCGTGTTTGGGTTGTCCGCGACCTTCCCGGCGAAGGCGCCTTTAACCACAAGATAGACCGCTGGTACGCCGAACACGCTCAAACCCTGTCGCGGGAAGCCTTGATAGAAGAAGCGCGACGCCGCTTCGATACCCGCTCCGTCAGAATCAAGACCGCCTTGGTCCGCCTTGAAAAAAAACGCGAGGAATTCCTGCACGCGGATCGCTGGAGAAAACAGGGCGATCTTTTGACCGCGAATCTGTGGGCTATCAAGCAGGGAATGGACACGATCGAGGTTGCCGATTGGGAGACCGGCGGCGTCGTGCTCATCCCCCTCGATCCTTTGCTCAAGCCGCAGGATAACGCCGCGCGCTATTATGAAAAATACCGGAAAGCGGTGTCCGGCCTTGCAAATCTCGAAGAGGACATCGCGTCGAGCAGGAGAACCCTGGAAGCTCTTGCCTCCGAACTTGCTTCCCTCGAATCCGAACCGAATCCGCTCATCATCCAAAAAGCCCTCCGCAAACAAAACCGCCCCCGGCAGCAGATCGAAAAGAAATATCCCGGCTTGTGCTTTACGGTGGACGGCTGGACCATTCTTGTCGGCCGCACCGCGGCTGAAAACGACGAATTGCTGCGCCGCCATGTAAAGGGTTTCGATCTGTGGCTTCACACGCGGGATTGGCCTGGCGGCTACGTGTTCATCAAAAACCGGCCCGGTAAAACCTTTCCCCTGGAAATTATGATCGACGCGGGAACCCTCGCTCTTTTTTATTCGAAGGGCAGGAAGGCCGGATCGGCCGATCTGTACTACACCAGAGTGAAATATCTTCGCCGCGCGAAAGGCGCTCCCCGGGGAACGGTTCTTCCGTCGAATGAAAAGAATCTCTCCGTTCGTCTTGACGAACAGCGGCTCAAGCGCCTCGAAGGCTGCCGGGAGGAGGAGTGA
- the metF gene encoding methylenetetrahydrofolate reductase [NAD(P)H] → MKIDHILDERKLTVSYEIFPPKQDSAFDSVIACAEELAELDPDFISVTYGAGGGTSANTVKICSHLQSRGVTPLAHLTCLSSTKDHVHRIVDELKDQGIENILALRGDRPKDPDFVAPGDYRYASDLVSDLKTRGEFCIGGACYPEGHPESGHKDRDLANLKTKVDAGCSFLTTQMFFDNNMLYSFLYRAQAAGIRVPILAGIMPVTNGNQLKRMMELSNAYLPPKFLALVDRFGDNNEAMKQAGIAYATEQIIDLVTNGVRGIHIYAMNKPDVIRQIVGNISAILREAR, encoded by the coding sequence ATGAAAATCGATCATATACTGGACGAAAGAAAACTGACCGTTTCCTACGAGATATTTCCGCCGAAGCAGGATTCGGCCTTCGACTCCGTTATCGCGTGCGCGGAAGAGCTTGCCGAGCTCGATCCGGATTTCATCAGCGTCACCTACGGAGCAGGCGGCGGTACATCGGCCAATACGGTTAAAATCTGTTCGCATTTACAAAGCAGAGGCGTCACTCCCCTCGCCCATTTAACCTGCCTTTCCTCGACCAAGGACCATGTGCACCGCATAGTCGACGAGCTGAAGGACCAGGGCATAGAAAATATTCTCGCGCTCAGGGGCGACCGCCCGAAGGATCCCGATTTCGTCGCGCCGGGAGATTACCGCTACGCGTCCGATCTGGTGAGCGACCTGAAAACGAGGGGCGAGTTCTGCATCGGAGGAGCGTGCTATCCCGAGGGACACCCCGAAAGCGGACACAAGGACCGGGACCTCGCCAACCTGAAAACAAAGGTCGACGCGGGATGCTCCTTCCTGACGACGCAGATGTTCTTCGACAACAACATGCTGTACAGCTTTCTCTACCGCGCGCAGGCTGCCGGCATCAGGGTTCCCATTCTGGCGGGCATCATGCCGGTCACGAACGGCAACCAGCTCAAGCGGATGATGGAGCTTTCCAACGCCTACCTCCCGCCGAAATTCCTCGCCCTGGTAGACCGCTTCGGGGACAACAATGAAGCAATGAAACAGGCGGGCATCGCCTATGCCACCGAACAAATCATCGATCTGGTGACCAACGGGGTGCGGGGCATCCATATCTACGCCATGAACAAGCCCGACGTGATCCGGCAGATCGTCGGCAACATATCAGCGATTCTCCGGGAGGCGAGATGA